The Chitinophagaceae bacterium nucleotide sequence TTCCAACATGGATCAAACGTGTACAGGATTTCCGTTATGCAAAAAATGATGAATCGCCTTACCAGGTTCAGCAGGCAAAAATTGCAGTAGCAAAAGGCGGCCTGTTTGGTTTAGGTCCGGGTAACAGCGAGCAGCGTAATTTTTTACCGCATCCTTATTCCGATTTTATTTATGCCATCATCATTGAAGAGTATGGGTTGATTGGTGCGGCATTTATTGTGTTTATCTATATGGTGTTCCTTTTTCGAAGTATCAAGCTGTTCAGGAAATGCCCTTATGCATTTGGGGCATTCCTGGCATTGGCACTGAGTTTTACATTGGTGATACAGGCCATGACAAATATGGCGGTGAATGTGGGATTGTTTCCCGTAACAGGTGTTACACTTCCGCTGGTAAGTATGGGTGGCAGCAGTTTTCTGTTTACCTGTTTATCTATCGGAATTATTCTAAGTGTTGCAAGAAATGTGGAGGAAGCAGAAGGAGTAAGCCCCCAGCCCCTGAAGGGGGGTGAGGCAACAGCATGATGAATTTGTAACATCATGTTGTTTAAAGTTCTTTTTAATAATTGTGTTACCAGCTGTTGCAATACTATGTTACTTCAGTTGCGTCGCACACTTAATCGTTCTTAATATGGTTAAGTATGTAAGAACTGTAAATGAAAAGTTGAAATTAAAGGATGAATAACGGAGAGTTAGGAAATAGTGATACTGCTGCCGGTTCCCCCTTAAGGGGGCGGAGGGGGCTTCGTATCATTATGGCAGGTGGAGGAACAGGCGGACATATTTTTCCGGCCATTGCCATTGCAAATGCCATAAAGAAGATAAAGCCAGATGCAGAGATTTTGTTTGTGGGCGCAAAGGGAAAAATGGAAATGGAAAAAGTGCCGCAGGCAGGTTACGAAATAAAAGGGCTGGATATCGCAGGTTTTAACAGAAGTTCTTTGATAAAAAACATTGGTTTGCCGTTTAAGCTGGTAAAGAGTTTTATACAGGTGCGGACAATCATCAATCAGTTTAAACCAGATGCGGTAATTGGAGTAGGTGGTTATTCCAGTTTTCCCGTACTGCGTTTTGCCCAGGGTAAAGGCATTCCAACCTTTATTCATGAAAGTAATTCGTTTGCAGGAAAATCAAATATCCTGCTGGGGAAGAAAGCAAGGAAAGTGTTTGTGTCAGGTGATGGAATGGAGAAATTTTTTCCCGCTGCGAAATTGATGATTACAGGTAATCCTGTCCGGGCTTCTATTTCACAATCAACGGTGGCAAGAGGAGAAGCATTGAAGTTTTTTTCACTTGACCCGGCAAAGAAAACAGTAATGGTGGTGGGAGGAAGTCTTGGTGCAAAAAGTATTAACGAAGCTATTGATGCAGGAATTGATGAGTTTGAAAAAAACAACCTGCAGCTCATTTGGCAAACAGGAAAACCGTATGCAGCAAAAGCAAAAGCAAGAGCTGAAGGAAAATACAATGTGTGGGTGAATGAGTTTATTACGCAGATGGAACATGCTTACTCAGCAGCTGATGTGGTGATTTCAAGAGCTGGAGCGATGGCGATTACTGAAATCTGTTTAGTTGCAAAGCCGGCGGTATTTGTTCCGTTTCCTTTTGCAGCAGAAGATCATCAAACAGCAAATGCGCAGCACCTCGTTGCAAAACAGGCAGGGGTGATGGTAAAGGACAGTGAGGCAAAAGATAAACTGGTGAATACCATTCTTACGTTGGCAAAAGATGATGCAAAGCAGGCCGAATTGAAACAGAATATCGCAAAGCTTGGTGTAAGTGATGCTGATAGAATTATTGCAGAAGAGATTTTAAAAAATATAGTTCACTCCGTCTGACGCCCTCGTCGGACGGGATAACAAGAAGAAAAGTAAAAAAAAATAAGAATCGGTCGGACGAGGGCGTCCGACCTCGTAACAAGAATGATTCAGTTGAACGATATAAAGTCTGTGTATTTCATTGGAGTGGGTGGAATTGGCATGAGCGCACTGGCAAGGTTCTTTAATGAAAGAGGAGTGAAGGTTAGCGGTTATGATAAAACAGTTACGCCATTGACCACGATGCTGGAAGAAGAAGGAATTGAAGTTCATTATAAAGAAGATGTTGAACAGATTCCGAAGGATGTGCAACTGGTGGTATATACACCGGCCATTCCAACGGAACAGAAAGAGTACCAGTATTATCTGCAGAATGGGTACAGTGTAGTAAAGAGAAGTGATGTGCTGCAGATCATAACGCAGAGTTCTTTGAATATATGTGTGGCAGGTACATGGTAAAACAACCATCAGTACCATGACGGGGCATTTGTTGCGCCACAGTGGTTTTGGATGCAATGCATTTCTCGGAGGTATAGCGGTGAATTATAACCGCAACTTCTGGTCGCAGACCCCGTCTTCAGCGGGAGCAGTGAAAACAATGTGTGCGTAGTGGAAGCAGATGAGTATGACCGTTCCTTTCACAAACTGAGCCCGGATATAGCAGTGATCACAGCAATGGATGCAGATCATTTAGATATCTACGGAACAGCAGAAAATATGGAAGAAGCGTTCATTGAGTTTACACGTAAGATAAAACCAGGTGGATGGCTCATCAGCAAACATGGAATGAAGCGGACGAATGATCTTGTTGCAGGGAATCATATCACTTATCATTTAAGCAATGAGCAGGCAACTGTACATGCGGTGAATCTGAAAGTGAACAATGGAGGTTATTTGTTTGATGCTGTGATGGGTGATCCGATAGATATCGGATGGCAGCTAAAGAATGTGCAATTAAATATTGGTGGCTTGCACAATGTGGAGAATGTACTTGCAGCGATAGCTGTTGCACATATACTGAAGATAGAAGATGATAAAATAAAAAAGGCCGTTGCTGACTTTAAAGGAGTTAAAAGAAGATTTGAGTATGTGATTGCTCCGGGTGATGCTGATGTAACATTTGTTGATGATTACGCACATCACCCGGAAGAATTGAGAGCATTGATTAGTGGTGCAAGAAGTTTATTTGCCGGGAAGAAACTGGTGTTGGTTTTTCAGCCGCATCTCTTTACACGTACAAGAGATTTGGCGGATGGATTTGCTGAAAGCCTGGATATGGCAGATGAAGTAATTCTTCTTCCCATTTACCCGGCAAGAGAACTGCCAATTGAAGGTGTAAGCAGTGAATTGATTTTAAATAAAATGAAGTTGAAGAAGAAAAGGGTACTAACGAAAGAAGAGTTATTAAATGATGTGAATAAGATTGTTGATGAAGCATCCGGAAACGGCGTGGTTTTTATTACAGCAGGTGCAGGCGATATTGATGCAATGCTG carries:
- the murG gene encoding undecaprenyldiphospho-muramoylpentapeptide beta-N-acetylglucosaminyltransferase — protein: MNNGELGNSDTAAGSPLRGRRGLRIIMAGGGTGGHIFPAIAIANAIKKIKPDAEILFVGAKGKMEMEKVPQAGYEIKGLDIAGFNRSSLIKNIGLPFKLVKSFIQVRTIINQFKPDAVIGVGGYSSFPVLRFAQGKGIPTFIHESNSFAGKSNILLGKKARKVFVSGDGMEKFFPAAKLMITGNPVRASISQSTVARGEALKFFSLDPAKKTVMVVGGSLGAKSINEAIDAGIDEFEKNNLQLIWQTGKPYAAKAKARAEGKYNVWVNEFITQMEHAYSAADVVISRAGAMAITEICLVAKPAVFVPFPFAAEDHQTANAQHLVAKQAGVMVKDSEAKDKLVNTILTLAKDDAKQAELKQNIAKLGVSDADRIIAEEILKNIVHSV